The DNA window GTTTAATATTTTGAACGGAAATCATGGGAACAGTCATTACGCGATGAATGTTTTAGATCCCCGAAATGGAATTAACTATCCGACACAGGATCCTGTTGTCATGAATGAAACATTTTACCGACAGGTAATACAAAATATAACGGACAATCTGAAGGGGATTTCCTGGGATGAAGAATATATCAATTCTTTGTTGTCAGTATTGGAGGCGAATTTAAGTTATATTCCTTCTTCCACGGCTAAAAAAGAACTGACAGACATTTCCTTATACGATCATGTAAAAATGACAGCAGCGATTGCTTCCTGTGTGGAACAGTATCTGGAAGAACATCAGGAAAAAGATTATAAAAAATGGCTGTTTACGGAGGCACAGGAGTCTTACAAAAAAGAAATGTTTCTTTTGTATTCTATGGATATTTCGGGAATTCAAAATTTTATTTATACTGTGGGAGAAAAAGGTGCGTTGAAAGGGCTGCGTGCAAGAAGTTTTTATCTGGAAATTATGATGGAACATATGGTAGACGAGTTACTGGAAAAACTGTCTCTTTCCAGAGCCAATCTGATATACACAGGTGGCGGTCACTGTTATATGTTACTTTCCAACACACAAAAGACACGTAATGTGATGGAACAGTATGAAAAAGATACGAACCAGTGGTTGATGGAGCATTTTGATACGGCTCTTTATGTGGCGTGTGGATATGCAACGGCAACCGCGAACGCATTGCGAAATGTTCCGGACGGCAGCTATTCTGAGTTGTATTTACAGATATCGAAAATGATTTCTATGAAGAAATCGCACAGATATACAGAGGATATGATTTGTTCCCTGAACAGAAAACAAAAAGAAGGAGAACGTGAGTGTAAAGTATGCAGGAGAGTTGCAAAACTTGTAGATGATAAATGCAGTATCTGCAATGCGCTGGAAAAAATGTCAGGCGGTATTTTGGAGGAAAAATATTTTACGGTATTATGTGAGCAAATACCGGATGCACTACCGCTTCCCGGAGAGAAATATCTGGCAGCGGATACAGAAAGCAGACTTTTAAAACATATGAATCAGGATATTTATGTCCGGGCATATACGAAAAATGGTATATATACAGGAAAACATGTCACTACAAAACTCTGGGTTGGTGATTATACCACAAAAAATACGTTTGCGGAATTTGCAAAACAGGCAGAAGGAGTAAAGCGAATCGCTGTTTTGCGGGCAGATGTAGATAACCTGGGAACGACATTTGTATACGGATTCCAGAGAGAAAACGGGGACGACCGTTATGTGACACTTTCCAGAACAGCTACGTTGTCGAGACAGTTATCGCTCTTTTTCAAATGCTATATCAATCAGATTCTGAAAAATGGGGAGCCGGGTATTTTCGGCAGAGAAACAGGCAGAAATGTTACGATTGTGTACTCCGGCGGTGATGATGTTTTCCTGGTGGGAGCCTGGAATGACGTAATCGCTGCGTTCATGGATCTGAGGGAAGCACTGGAACGTTTTACACAGGGTACACTGCATATTTCAGGTGGAATTGGTATTTATCATGAAAAGTATCCGTTGAATGTTATGGCTAAAGAAGTGGAAGAACTGGAAACGGCGGCGAAAGAAGTAGCTGGAAAGAATGCGGTCACCGTTTTTGATGATACACAGGCATACTCCTGGAAAGAATTCCTGCAGAGTGTAGCAGATGAGAAAATCAGGGTATTGGACAACTATTTTAAACAGACAGATGAGCATGGGATGGCGTTTTTGTATCATCTGATGGAACTGTTAAGGCGGGACAGTGAAAAGATTAATTTTGCCAGGTATGTGTATTTGCTTTCAAGAATGGAGCCGGATGAGAACGAACCATTACAGAGAAAAGCATATCGGGAATTCTCAAAGAAAATGTATGAATGGAGTAAGAACTCCAAAGATCGAAGAGAGCTGATTACAGCGATTTATCTGTATGTTTATCTGCATCGGAAAGAGAAGGAGGAAGAAGAATGAAACTGACAGAGGAAAACTATGTAGAAATTGCAGAACAGGTGATAAAAAAACTTCATGAGGAGAAAAATCAGAAAGGTCAGCCAATAGGAATCGTAACGACCTCTAAGATCAGAAATCTGTTATCTATGACAGCAAACATATACAATGATGTTGTAAATACAAAGAGTGAACATCTTTCCAATGAGGTAATAGGACGTATTAATTATCTGAAACTGAGATTTGTATATGAGGCAGGACGGGAACAGAAAGTAAAACGTCTGGTAGAAACAGCACAGATCTTACAATGTCTGGATGCGATTAAGGGCAGTCGGTCACAGTATATTTTATTCAGCAGGTATATGGAAGCATTGGTAGCATATAGAAAATTTTACGAAAAAGATGAATAGGGGGATATGAACATGTTTGCAAAGATAGAAATCAGCGGAAAATTAGAAGTAGTTACTGGATTACATATTGGCGGTTCCAGTGCATTTTCAGCAATTGGAGCCGTAGACTCACCGGTTATCAGAGACAGCAGAACGAACATGCCGATGATACCGGGAAGCAGTCTGAAAGGGAAAATGCGGACATTACTTGCGAAAAGATATAATCAAACCGTGGCGGCTGCTCCGGATGATGATGCAGACTGTCTGACAGAACTTTTTGGAAGTGCGAAAAAGGGAAAAGTGAAAACCAGCAGGATTTTATTTTCAGATATGTTTTTAGATAATAAAGAAGAACTGAAACTGGCAGGTGTAGAGGATCCGGTAGAGATTAAATTTGAAAACAGTATTAAAAGAACGACAGCGGTAGCGAATCCAAGACAGATTGAACGGGTGGTTCGAGGTGCACAGTTTCCATTACAGCTGATTTATGAAATGAAAGACGAGGAAACCCTGTATAAAGATCTTGAAATCCTGAAAGAGGGATTTCGACTGTTGCAGTACGATTATCTTGGCGGAAGCGGATCAAGAGGATACGGAAGAGTGAAAATTACGGATCTGCATCTGGATACAGTAATCGGTGAGATTCCGGATGAAGTCATGAGAAAATGCGAGCAGATTATGGAAAGCTAAAGGAGCGTATATGGAATATTCAATCTATAAATTAGATTTTCAGACAGGAGTTCATTTTGGAACCGGAATGCTGAATGAAAGCGCATACACGTTTCAGGCAGATCAGTTGTTTTCCGCAATGTTTATTGAAGCATTGAAGATGCAGAAAGAAAAAGAGTTCCTTGATATGACCAAGCGAGGAAACCTGCTCTTTTCAGATGCCTTTCCATATATCGGACAGCAGTATATGGTTCCGAAACCAATGATTTATATAGAACCTCAGAAAAAAGGGCAGTCAGAACAGAAAAAAGCATATAAAAAATTAAAATTTCTTCCGATAGAGCAGTTGGAAAATTTTATGAATGGAACGATGGATGTTTCTGTAAATCCTTTAAAAGAGTATGGATCCTTTCAACAGCAGACAATGGCGCGGGTAAGAACGGAGGAAGATACTTTGCCGTTTCGGGTAGGAACGTATTTTTATAATCAGGATTGTGGATTATATGTTATTCTTGGCTATACAGAAAAAGAAGAGAAATATCTTGCGGAGGAACTGTTAGAATCGCTGGCTTATACCGGCATCGGAGGGAAAAAATCAACAGGACTCGGAAAGTATATTCTGCGACCGGTAAAACTTCTGGAAGCACTGGAACGACATCTGAAAAAAGATGCAGACAGAAATATTTTACTCTCCGTTGGACTTCCACAGGATAAAGAACTGGAAAATGCGCTGGAGGGCGCTTCATATCAGCTGATAAAACGATCCGGTTTTGTATCCTCAGATACCTATGCGGAGGAACTGAGAAAGAAAAAAGATTTATATGTGTTTGCAGCCGGGTCATGCTTTGAACATCGGTTTGAGGGAGATATCTATGATGTTTCAGAAAAGGGAAGTCATCCGGTATATCGTTATGCAAAGCCACTCTTTATGGGGGTGTAGGTATGAAGGAATATTTAAAAACATACAGGATAAAAATTACGGCATTATCCCCGATTCATATAGGGTCGGGAGAAAAAATAAGCAAAAAAGAATATATTTATCTGCCACGCAATCATCATGTGCTGATTCCGGATATTGAAAAAATGTATGGGGATTTGCAGAGAAAAGGTCTTGGAAAAGCGTATATGGAATATCTGTTATCGAATGGCAGCAGAGGACCTGCACTGGGACAGTGGTTAAAGCAATCACAGGTGCCTGTGTCACAATATACTGCGTGGAAAAAATATGAGATGGATGCAGGCGAGGCATTTGTTTCGC is part of the Blautia faecicola genome and encodes:
- the csm2 gene encoding type III-A CRISPR-associated protein Csm2 translates to MKLTEENYVEIAEQVIKKLHEEKNQKGQPIGIVTTSKIRNLLSMTANIYNDVVNTKSEHLSNEVIGRINYLKLRFVYEAGREQKVKRLVETAQILQCLDAIKGSRSQYILFSRYMEALVAYRKFYEKDE
- the csm3 gene encoding type III-A CRISPR-associated RAMP protein Csm3, producing the protein MFAKIEISGKLEVVTGLHIGGSSAFSAIGAVDSPVIRDSRTNMPMIPGSSLKGKMRTLLAKRYNQTVAAAPDDDADCLTELFGSAKKGKVKTSRILFSDMFLDNKEELKLAGVEDPVEIKFENSIKRTTAVANPRQIERVVRGAQFPLQLIYEMKDEETLYKDLEILKEGFRLLQYDYLGGSGSRGYGRVKITDLHLDTVIGEIPDEVMRKCEQIMES
- the csm4 gene encoding type III-A CRISPR-associated RAMP protein Csm4 — its product is MEYSIYKLDFQTGVHFGTGMLNESAYTFQADQLFSAMFIEALKMQKEKEFLDMTKRGNLLFSDAFPYIGQQYMVPKPMIYIEPQKKGQSEQKKAYKKLKFLPIEQLENFMNGTMDVSVNPLKEYGSFQQQTMARVRTEEDTLPFRVGTYFYNQDCGLYVILGYTEKEEKYLAEELLESLAYTGIGGKKSTGLGKYILRPVKLLEALERHLKKDADRNILLSVGLPQDKELENALEGASYQLIKRSGFVSSDTYAEELRKKKDLYVFAAGSCFEHRFEGDIYDVSEKGSHPVYRYAKPLFMGV
- the cas10 gene encoding type III-A CRISPR-associated protein Cas10/Csm1; translation: MITDRQIKLIIGSLLHDIGKVVYRSGDGRNHSQSGYEYLKQETDMQDTEVLDCIRFHHGNHLKNANIESDACAYVTYYADNVAAFTDRREAENGEYGFDKMVPLASVFNILNGNHGNSHYAMNVLDPRNGINYPTQDPVVMNETFYRQVIQNITDNLKGISWDEEYINSLLSVLEANLSYIPSSTAKKELTDISLYDHVKMTAAIASCVEQYLEEHQEKDYKKWLFTEAQESYKKEMFLLYSMDISGIQNFIYTVGEKGALKGLRARSFYLEIMMEHMVDELLEKLSLSRANLIYTGGGHCYMLLSNTQKTRNVMEQYEKDTNQWLMEHFDTALYVACGYATATANALRNVPDGSYSELYLQISKMISMKKSHRYTEDMICSLNRKQKEGERECKVCRRVAKLVDDKCSICNALEKMSGGILEEKYFTVLCEQIPDALPLPGEKYLAADTESRLLKHMNQDIYVRAYTKNGIYTGKHVTTKLWVGDYTTKNTFAEFAKQAEGVKRIAVLRADVDNLGTTFVYGFQRENGDDRYVTLSRTATLSRQLSLFFKCYINQILKNGEPGIFGRETGRNVTIVYSGGDDVFLVGAWNDVIAAFMDLREALERFTQGTLHISGGIGIYHEKYPLNVMAKEVEELETAAKEVAGKNAVTVFDDTQAYSWKEFLQSVADEKIRVLDNYFKQTDEHGMAFLYHLMELLRRDSEKINFARYVYLLSRMEPDENEPLQRKAYREFSKKMYEWSKNSKDRRELITAIYLYVYLHRKEKEEEE